The Anopheles moucheti chromosome 3, idAnoMoucSN_F20_07, whole genome shotgun sequence genome contains the following window.
AGGCAGCCTAACCTAAACATTGCCAAAAATGTGATCCTCTTTCTCGGCGATGGTATGTCAATACCGACACTTGCTGCTAGTCGTATGTATCTCGGTCAACAGCAAGGCCATACGGGCGAAGAAAGCCAACTGTCGTTTGAAGAGTTTCCCGACGTTGGCCTTGTGAAGGTGAGCACCATATGTATGAGGTGGGAATGCAAATAATGTTGTTGTGATACCGTATACTGATTTGTGAACTTAAGGGTTATTGCAAATTAATGAGCAGAGAAGTATTCATGCAAGAAGGAAAAATGTAGTCGATCATACAAATGATCTTCAGATGTGTAACAACAAGTGTACAACAACTCGAACGTGACAATAGATTCAAATTTACATTGCTGATGTGTAACCTGTTGGATTATgttcatattttttctttacaaGACCTACTGTGTGGACAAGCAGGTGGCGGATTCGGCTTGCACCGCGACGGCTTATTTGTGTGGCGTGAAGGCCAACTATGCAACGATCGGTGTAACGGCAGCCGTCAACTATGGTAACTGTGCCGCCAGCAATGATCCGCGCAACCACGTCCAATCGATCATGGCCTGGGCGCAGGCAGCAGGGAAAGCGACCGGTATCGTAACGACAACACGTGTAACGCACGCTAGTCCCGCCGGCACCTACGCACACACGGCCAGCCGCGATTGGGAGTGCGATGCCGATGTAGCGCGGACTGGTGGCGATCCGGCTCAATGTCCAGACATAGCGACGCAACTGATCTACGGCGATACGGGCAAAAACTTGCGCGTCATTCTTGGCGGTGGCCGCCGTAAGTTTCTTCCACGCACCATGAAGGATGAAGAAGGTTACCGCGGCCAGCGGCAAGATGGGGCCAATTTGATATCACAGTGGTATTACGGAAAACCACTCGGTACCGCACGGTACGTGTCAAACAGGCAGGACCTGATGGCTCTCAACCTCACCGAGGTCGACTATCTGCTAGGGCTGTTCAGTGCGGACCACCTGAAGTTCCATCTAGACGCCCGCCCGGAAGTGGATCCAACTCTGGGCGACTTAACATATGCCGCGATAAGAACGCTGCAGAAATACCCCGAGGGCTATGTGCTGTTTGTGGAGGGTGGCAAAATTGATCTGGCACATCATTTTACCAAGGCACGTAAATCGCTGGATGAGACGGTGCAGCTGTCCGAAGCGGTGCAGGTGGCACGTCAGCTCACCAGCCCGGACGACACACTGCTCGTGGTGACGGCGGACCATTCGCATACGATGACGCTATCGGGCTATGCGGCACGTGGTAACGATATTCTCGGCCTAAACAGCCAGATCAGCGATGGTGACCAGAAACCGTACACGACGCTAACGTACGCGAATGGACCGGGTGGGCCACAACCGGGTCCCAAGGGCCAGAGACCAAACATTACCGAGTCGATGATAAAGGACCATGAGTTCCAGTTCCCGAAGGTGGTCCCGATGAAGTACGAAACGCACGGCGGTGACGATGTGGCGCTGTTTGCGTACGGACCCTGGTCGCACCTGTTTGGCGGAATGTACGAACAGAATGTTATACCACACTTGATAGGCTATGCAGCGTGCATTGGGAACGGTGAGCACGCGTGTTCGACGGTTGGTGGTTTGTAAACAGCGTGGATCGCTTTTTAATTTGTCGTGTCGTAGCatgtttgtaaataaaattcctGTGTTTTTAAGTAACCGATCGGTTTTGTCATTACTGTTTATGCTACATTATCCGACCGCAGTACGTTATGGTAAATACGTCTGTTGTAGGAAATAAAGTTAGAGTCTTTGGAGAACGCTTATTGTCCAGCATTCATACATGAAAACCCGCTTATAGACATGGCCTAACGAAAATCTCTTATCAGACCTACACAGCAGAATATCGGCAGATCGACAAAAACGCGAGAGTACCTTAATGCTGTAGACGCATCTGCGTTTCAAATAGAATCAACCTAACGCTAAATAATTTCCAATATCGATGTATTATCCCAAACATGTTAGCAGATAATTCTCATGGGATTCAATTGTGATTTTCAATTCCGAAGATTTTGTGTCACTGTGCATGCTTGAATTGAAAAGcctgtttttttattagccGCTGAGCGAAGTAATAAACGATATTTAAAATGGTGTTAATTGAAATTCCTAAATGTTTTATCAATTTCCTGCTAATTTTCTCC
Protein-coding sequences here:
- the LOC128302472 gene encoding membrane-bound alkaline phosphatase-like; its protein translation is MRGRIVYFNTLAVLIVIVCAHQLHHPIALELLDTADSLHLQPSAASTNVTESESVHPPPAATFGGERPTPEATDGATNEARHRQKRLISAGEYEQTAQYWNIGAQLKLKEHVMRQPNLNIAKNVILFLGDGMSIPTLAASRMYLGQQQGHTGEESQLSFEEFPDVGLVKTYCVDKQVADSACTATAYLCGVKANYATIGVTAAVNYGNCAASNDPRNHVQSIMAWAQAAGKATGIVTTTRVTHASPAGTYAHTASRDWECDADVARTGGDPAQCPDIATQLIYGDTGKNLRVILGGGRRKFLPRTMKDEEGYRGQRQDGANLISQWYYGKPLGTARYVSNRQDLMALNLTEVDYLLGLFSADHLKFHLDARPEVDPTLGDLTYAAIRTLQKYPEGYVLFVEGGKIDLAHHFTKARKSLDETVQLSEAVQVARQLTSPDDTLLVVTADHSHTMTLSGYAARGNDILGLNSQISDGDQKPYTTLTYANGPGGPQPGPKGQRPNITESMIKDHEFQFPKVVPMKYETHGGDDVALFAYGPWSHLFGGMYEQNVIPHLIGYAACIGNGEHACSTVGGL